One window of Sulfolobales archaeon genomic DNA carries:
- a CDS encoding MoaD/ThiS family protein yields MVEIRFYGELYEIVKVREYMIRISKDLTLYELIEILSRELGVEISSILLDENGRIKGRYAILINGSAVKDYDARSVKIKDDDVIAILPPAVGG; encoded by the coding sequence ATGGTTGAGATAAGATTCTATGGAGAATTATATGAGATAGTAAAGGTGAGAGAATACATGATAAGGATATCAAAAGATCTAACACTCTACGAGCTTATAGAGATTCTGAGTAGAGAGCTGGGTGTAGAGATCTCCAGCATATTGCTTGATGAGAATGGCAGGATCAAGGGTAGATACGCTATTCTGATCAACGGTTCCGCTGTGAAGGACTATGACGCTAGATCTGTAAAGATTAAAGATGATGACGTCATAGCAATCCTACCACCCGCAGTAGGAGGTTAG